One part of the Suncus etruscus isolate mSunEtr1 chromosome 2, mSunEtr1.pri.cur, whole genome shotgun sequence genome encodes these proteins:
- the NEU2 gene encoding sialidase-2 codes for MATCPVLQKDSLFHLGSHAYRIPALLFLPKCSTLLAFAEKRKSKSDEQADTIVMRQGQLDASGHVQWQDQEIVSAAHLQDHRSMNPCPLYDEDTDTLLLFFIAIPGQVSERHQLQTRVNVTRLCLVTSGDRGKTWSNARDLTSSVLGQAHQEWATFAVGPGHCLQLSDSAHSLVVPAYAYRNLNAQEQPSPWAFCLLSHDHGQTWQMGDFVASNTLECQVAEVEQKGKRLLYLNARSTKGARVQALSPSDGQVFQQVEAVKALVEPPYGCHGSVLSFHIGSNTTDYWLLYTHPTDPKQRTNLGIYLNKSASSPADWVGPRLLATGSCAYSDLQHLGLAPDGSPLIGCLYESNNYDDIVFILFSLKQAFPEEFPLP; via the exons ATGGCAACCTGCCCGGTGCTACAGAAGGACAGTCTGTTCCATTTGGGATCTCACGCCTATAGGATCCCAGCTCTGCTCTTCCTGCCCAAGTGCAGTACGCTGCTGGCCTTCGCCGAGAAGCGGAAGAGCAAGAGTGATGAGCAAGCTGATACCATCGTGATGCGCCAGGGACAGCTGGATGCATCCGGCCATGTCCAG tGGCAGGATCAGGAGATAGTGTCAGCGGCACATCTCCAGGACCACCGGTCCATGAACCCCTGCCCCCTGTATGATGAAGACACAGACACACTGCTCCTCTTCTTCATAGCAATCCCAGGGCAGGTGTCTGAGCGTCACCAGCTGCAGACCAGAGTGAATGTGACACGCCTCTGCCTCGTCACCAGCGGGGACCGTGGCAAGACCTGGAGTAATGCCCGAGACCTCACGAGCTCTGTGCTTGGCCAGGCACACCAGGAATGGGCCACCTTCGCTGTGGGCCCAGGCCACTGCCTGCAGCTGTCTGATTCTGCACATAGCCTGGTGGTGCCCGCCTATGCCTACCGTAACCTGAATGCCCAGGAGCAGCCCTCACCCTGGGCCTTCTGTCTCCTCAGCCATGACCATGGCCAAACATGGCAGATGGGTGATTTCGTGGCTTCCAATACACTAGAGTGCCAGGTGGCTGAGGTGGAGCAGAAGGGCAAGAGGCTGCTCTACCTCAATGCCCGGAGCACTAAGGGTGCCCGAGTGCAGGCCCTGAGCCCCAGTGATGGGCAGGTCTTCCAGCAGGTCGAGGCTGTGAAGGCACTGGTGGAGCCCCCCTATGGCTGCCACGGTAGTGTCCTCTCCTTTCACATAGGGTCCAACACCACTGATTACTGGCTGCTTTACACGCACCCTACTGACCCCAAGCAGAGGACCAACTTGGGGATATATCTCAACAAGTCGGCCTCCTCACCTGCAGACTGGGTGGGGCCTAGGCTGCTGGCCACTGGTAGCTGTGCCTACTCAGATCTGCAGCACCTGGGGCTTGCACCTGATGGCTCTCCTCTGATAGGCTGCTTATATGAGTCAAATAATTATGACGATATAGTCTTCATCCTGTTCAGTCTGAAGCAGGCTTTCCCTGAGGAATTCCCACTGCCCTGA